A genome region from Proteus vulgaris includes the following:
- the cyoE gene encoding heme o synthase, whose translation MIKQYLQVTKPGIIFGNLISVIGGFLLASKGEIDYSLFFATLLGVSLVVASGCVFNNYIDRDIDRIMERTKNRPLVKGLIDPRISLIYASVLGIAGVVLLYVAANPLAMFIAVFGFIIYVGVYSLYMKRKSVYGTLIGSLSGSAPPVIGYCAVSGEFDAGAAILLLIFSLWQMPHSYAIAIFRFKDYQAANIPVLPVIKGISVAKRHIILYILAFMIATLMLTLVGYAGYKYLIVASAVSIWWLGMALSGYKATNDIVWARKLFIFSIVAITSLSVMMSVDPTSSTEAVLAYLR comes from the coding sequence ATGATTAAGCAATACCTACAAGTCACCAAACCAGGAATTATCTTCGGAAATTTAATTTCTGTAATAGGTGGTTTTCTACTCGCTTCTAAAGGTGAGATTGATTACTCCCTATTTTTCGCGACTCTACTTGGGGTGTCTCTGGTCGTTGCTTCTGGTTGTGTTTTTAACAACTATATTGACCGTGATATTGACCGTATCATGGAAAGAACGAAGAATCGTCCATTAGTTAAAGGATTAATTGACCCTCGAATTAGCCTGATTTATGCCTCAGTATTAGGTATTGCAGGTGTTGTGCTGCTCTATGTAGCAGCCAACCCACTTGCAATGTTTATCGCTGTATTCGGTTTTATTATTTATGTTGGGGTTTATAGCCTCTATATGAAGCGTAAATCTGTTTATGGCACACTGATTGGAAGCTTATCTGGCTCTGCACCTCCTGTTATCGGTTATTGTGCCGTTAGCGGTGAATTTGATGCAGGCGCGGCAATCCTATTACTTATCTTTAGTTTGTGGCAAATGCCTCACTCTTATGCCATTGCTATTTTCCGTTTTAAAGACTACCAAGCTGCGAATATCCCTGTATTACCTGTAATTAAAGGGATCTCTGTCGCTAAACGTCATATCATTCTCTATATTCTGGCGTTTATGATTGCAACCTTAATGCTGACATTAGTTGGTTATGCAGGTTATAAATACCTGATTGTGGCTTCAGCCGTTAGTATTTGGTGGTTAGGCATGGCTTTATCTGGTTATAAAGCAACCAATGATATTGTGTGGGCACGAAAATTATTTATTTTCTCTATTGTCGCAATCACTTCATTAAGCGTAATGATGTCTGTTGATCCAACAAGCTCAACAGAAGCGGTTCTTGCGTATCTAAGATAA
- a CDS encoding cytochrome o ubiquinol oxidase subunit IV yields the protein MSHPNTSPSGASHGSMKSYLIGFILSVILTVIPFWMVMEGTATPATILWTVVGMAVVQIVVHLVCFLHMNTSSEERWNVVAFLFTLLIIGIVVVGSLWIMYNLNINMMMD from the coding sequence ATGAGTCATCCAAATACTTCTCCTTCAGGCGCAAGCCACGGCAGCATGAAGTCTTACCTAATCGGCTTTATTCTGTCTGTTATCCTCACCGTTATTCCATTTTGGATGGTGATGGAAGGAACAGCGACACCAGCAACAATTCTATGGACGGTTGTCGGTATGGCAGTCGTGCAGATTGTGGTTCACTTAGTCTGCTTCTTACATATGAATACGTCATCAGAAGAGCGCTGGAACGTCGTCGCATTCCTGTTCACACTGCTTATTATCGGCATTGTTGTCGTAGGCTCGCTGTGGATTATGTACAACCTGAACATCAATATGATGATGGATTAA